One genomic region from Marmota flaviventris isolate mMarFla1 chromosome 6, mMarFla1.hap1, whole genome shotgun sequence encodes:
- the LOC139706289 gene encoding histone H3.1 has translation MARTKQTARKSTGGKAPRKQLATKAARKSAPATGGVKKPHRYRPGTVALREIRRYQKSTELLIRKLPFQRLVREIAQDFKTDLRFQSSAVMALQEACEAYLVGLFEDTNLCAIHAKRVTIMPKDIQLARRIRGERA, from the coding sequence ATGGCTCGTACTAAGCAAACGGCCCGTAAGTCCACTGGCGGCAAGGCCCCGCGCAAGCAGCTGGCCACCAAGGCCGCTCGCAAGAGCGCCCCGGCCACCGGCGGCGTCAAGAAGCCTCACCGCTACCGGCCCGGCACCGTGGCGCTGCGCGAGATCCGCCGCTACCAGAAGTCCACCGAGCTGCTGATCCGCAAGCTGCCGTTCCAGCGCCTGGTGCGCGAGATCGCGCAGGACTTCAAGACCGACCTGCGCTTCCAGAGCTCGGCCGTCATGGCGCTGCAGGAGGCCTGCGAGGCCTACCTGGTGGGTCTGTTCGAGGACACCAACCTGTGCGCCATCCACGCCAAGCGCGTCACCATCATGCCCAAGGACATCCAGCTGGCCCGCCGCATCCGCGGGGAAAGGGCGTAG
- the H4c1 gene encoding histone H4: MSGRGKGGKGLGKGGAKRHRKVLRDNIQGITKPAIRRLARRGGVKRISGLIYEETRGVLKVFLENVIRDAVTYTEHAKRKTVTAMDVVYALKRQGRTLYGFGG, translated from the coding sequence ATGTCTGGCAGGGGCAAGGGCGGAAAGGGCCTGGGCAAAGGCGGCGCCAAGCGCCACCGCAAAGTCCTGCGGGACAACATCCAGGGCATCACCAAGCCCGCCATCCGCCGCCTGGCCCGCCGTGGCGGCGTCAAGCGCATCTCCGGGCTCATCTACGAGGAGACCCGCGGCGTGCTCAAGGTGTTCCTGGAGAACGTGATCCGCGACGCCGTCACCTACACGGAGCACGCCAAGCGCAAGACGGTCACGGCCATGGACGTGGTCTACGCGCTCAAGCGCCAGGGCCGCACCCTCTACGGCTTCGGCGGCTAA
- the LOC114102748 gene encoding histone H4, with product MSGRGKGGKSLGKGGAKRHRKVLRDNIQGITKPAIRRLARRGGVKRISGLIYEETRGVLKVFLENVIRDAVTYTEHAKRKTVTAMDVVYALKRQGRTLYGFGG from the coding sequence ATGTCTGGCCGCGGGAAAGGGGGCAAAAGCCTAGGTAAAGGCGGCGCCAAGCGCCACCGCAAGGTGCTGCGCGACAACATCCAGGGCATCACCAAGCCCGCCATCCGCCGCCTGGCCCGCCGTGGCGGCGTCAAGCGCATCTCCGGGCTCATCTACGAGGAGACCCGCGGCGTGCTCAAGGTGTTCCTGGAGAACGTGATCCGCGACGCCGTCACCTACACGGAGCACGCCAAGCGCAAGACGGTCACGGCCATGGACGTGGTCTACGCGCTCAAGCGCCAGGGCCGCACGCTCTACGGCTTCGGCGGCTGA
- the LOC114102737 gene encoding histone H3 produces MARTKQTARKSTGGKAPRKQLATKAARKSAPATGGVKKPHRYRPGTVALREIRRYQKSTELLIRKLPFQRLVREIAQDFKTDLRFQSSAVMALQEASEAYLVGLFEDTNLCAIHAKRVTIMPKDIQLARRIRGERA; encoded by the coding sequence ATGGCTCGCACCAAGCAGACAGCGCGTAAGTCCACCGGCGGCAAGGCCCCGCGCAAGCAGCTGGCCACCAAGGCCGCTCGCAAGAGCGCCCCGGCCACCGGCGGCGTCAAGAAGCCTCACCGCTACCGGCCCGGCACCGTGGCGCTGCGCGAGATCCGCCGCTACCAGAAGTCCACCGAGCTGCTGATCCGCAAGCTGCCGTTCCAGCGCCTGGTGCGCGAGATCGCCCAGGACTTCAAGACCGACCTGCGCTTCCAGAGCTCGGCCGTCATGGCGCTGCAGGAGGCCAGCGAGGCCTACCTGGTGGGTCTGTTCGAGGACACCAACCTGTGCGCCATCCACGCCAAGCGCGTCACCATCATGCCCAAGGACATCCAGCTGGCCCGCCGCATCCGGGGAGAGAGGGCATAA
- the H2ac4 gene encoding histone H2A type 1-B/E: MSGRGKQGGKARAKAKTRSSRAGLQFPVGRVHRLLRKGNYSERVGAGAPVYLAAVLEYLTAEILELAGNAARDNKKTRIIPRHLQLAIRNDEELNKLLGRVTIAQGGVLPNIQAVLLPKKTESHHKAKGK; this comes from the coding sequence ATGTCTGGACGCGGTAAGCAGGGCGGCAAAGCTCGGGCCAAGGCCAAGACTCGCTCCTCTCGGGCCGGTCTCCAGTTCCCGGTGGGACGTGTGCATCGGCTGCTGCGCAAAGGCAACTACTCGGAGCGGGTCGGGGCCGGCGCGCCGGTCTACCTGGCCGCTGTGCTCGAGTACCTGACGGCCGAGATCCTGGAGCTGGCTGGCAACGCGGCCCGCGACAACAAGAAGACGCGCATCATCCCGCGCCACCTGCAGCTGGCCATCCGCAACGACGAGGAGCTCAACAAGCTGCTGGGCCGAGTGACCATCGCTCAGGGTGGTGTCCTGCCCAACATCCAGGCGGTGCTACTGCCCAAGAAGACCGAGAGCCACCACAAGGCCAAGGGAAAATAA